The Rhizobium leguminosarum genome includes a region encoding these proteins:
- a CDS encoding helix-turn-helix domain-containing protein, producing MTVPSAPPVDTTPKSTKVIICIQKLILKRRRQMTENYFVYMPDNRISAAWGCTAVSTGYSVIAPHSDYPPSRHPDDHHFSWSRGRILQAYQVVLISAGSGKLEFGNLRRQVRVTEGSIFLLFPGVWHRFAPDRRTGWTEHWIECRGTAFDFAVDAGLLHVERPLNPASDEIKHVFAAIHDLARQDPVLHQLVISTLGLQLLALLCRPDDLATGSGARLVDRARMILMERCGTSQSVEDLAAEMGVSYPYFRRLFREQTGMSAKQYQMNVRVQRARDFLVNTDKSVKEIAGLLGFHSAFHFSSQFKNAVGCAPTEYRRTSEN from the coding sequence ATGACGGTACCATCGGCCCCACCTGTTGACACGACGCCAAAATCCACAAAAGTGATCATTTGCATACAAAAATTGATCCTAAAAAGGCGACGTCAAATGACGGAAAACTACTTCGTCTACATGCCTGACAACAGAATTTCTGCAGCATGGGGCTGCACCGCTGTCTCGACGGGCTATTCGGTCATCGCGCCGCACTCCGATTACCCTCCGAGCCGTCATCCGGACGACCATCATTTCAGCTGGTCTCGAGGCCGCATCCTTCAGGCCTATCAGGTCGTGCTGATCAGCGCCGGCAGCGGGAAGCTCGAATTCGGCAACCTGCGCCGACAGGTGCGCGTCACGGAAGGATCGATTTTTCTCCTGTTCCCGGGCGTGTGGCACAGGTTTGCGCCCGATCGGCGAACCGGCTGGACCGAGCACTGGATAGAGTGCCGGGGAACCGCTTTCGATTTTGCAGTGGATGCTGGCCTCCTGCATGTCGAACGCCCGCTCAACCCGGCAAGCGATGAGATCAAGCATGTGTTCGCCGCCATCCATGACCTGGCGCGGCAGGATCCCGTGCTTCATCAGCTGGTGATATCCACGCTCGGGTTGCAGCTCCTTGCGCTGCTCTGCCGGCCGGACGATCTGGCAACCGGCTCCGGCGCGCGCCTCGTCGATCGGGCGCGCATGATCCTGATGGAGCGCTGCGGAACTTCACAATCGGTCGAGGATCTCGCAGCAGAGATGGGGGTGAGCTACCCCTATTTTCGCCGGCTGTTTCGTGAGCAAACCGGGATGTCGGCGAAACAGTATCAAATGAACGTCCGCGTTCAGCGAGCACGCGACTTCCTGGTAAACACCGACAAATCGGTAAAAGAAATCGCCGGCCTGCTCGGCTTTCATTCCGCCTTCCATTTTTCCAGCCAATTCAAAAATGCGGTTGGCTGCGCACCGACGGAATATCGTAGGACCTCTGAGAATTGA